The following nucleotide sequence is from Trifolium pratense cultivar HEN17-A07 linkage group LG2, ARS_RC_1.1, whole genome shotgun sequence.
GATTTTGCTGATACCCAATTCATGAAATTTCTCTCTGATGGATATGAAAAGGGAAAGTTTGAAACTTTAAGTAGCAAAGAAGGGAATTTAGGTCAAGTAATATTCATATTGACAAAAGGTGGATCCACAAGCATTGAAGAGAAGAACAAAAAACCTGTTATCAATTTGTTATGGCAAATCAGTGAAATTAAACCTAATTTCTTGAGCCCCAAGAGAAAAGCTGAATTGGATTTGTTTTCCAAAATCAAGAACCCtagaattgaagagaatgaaaaGGGGTTATTGATTTCTGAGCAAGGAAGCAAAAAGACTGGATTTTTAAGACAATCAAGCTTTAACAGTAACACTAACACTCTTGATCTGAACATGAAAgctgatgaagaagaagaaaatggtgAAGGTAAAGAAAAAAGGGAAAGTAGCTCAATTTCAAGTGATTTAACTAGAGAAGCTATAGTTAATCCATTGAACTCAAATGGGTTTCTTGATTCAATTGAGAACAAGTTTGAGTTTAACACAAATTCAGATAAAGACAGAGAAAAGACAGAATTTTTTCTGTTTAAAATTAAAGGGTCATTTGAAGATGTTTGTGGTAAACAAAAAGTGGTGAATTTAAGTGTAGATGAAAAAGTGATTAAAGAAATGTGTTTGGggtgttgttgttttttcacTAACAAAATGTTTGAGAAATGGCTGAAAGACATTTTTCAAAGCAGTTTAGAAACAGTTAACTTTGGAGGGAAGGAGGGTATACattttaggctttgtttgggTGATAGAAATTGGGATAGTGGGTTTATGGGTTCTTCTCTACCTAAGAGTATTCAAGTTAACTACTTGGTAGAGTAAAGTAATTTTGGGTACTTAAGGGTTTTCTTGTAAAATTGTCCACATGGTGTAAAATGGGATAGTTTGTGACTTTGTGTAACTTCTAAATTTCATAGTAGTATGTGTCTGTTTTTATCCTTAATTCTCTTGTAACCATTATGTTTATGTTAATCAATTTTTGCAGTTTAATTCTAACATAATGCCACCAATTTGGTAAAGGTTAGAGAATTGAGACATGATTTTCATACTATGCAATGAAAATAGTTcgatgcttataaaaaaatgaaaatagttcgatcataatcataatcaaaaGATACtcaataaataagtaaataaataaactaaaacattataattaatGGTTAAAATGGGATGATTGAGATTATAAGGAATCCACTTCCAATTCtaatatattgtgtttttaacCTTCTGATTAGAGTATTTCTTCCATCAATCCACTAAATGAGTTCTTTACCCTCTCTTTTATCTCTTCAGATAAAACTTGAATTTTATTACGACTGAAAAGAATCAATATCGATAGTCCTTTTTGGCTCTGATGGCCGTCCCTTTGCATCGTCGATCATCTCATACTCAGATTCCAACATCCAGCTCGGAGTATTTCTTCCATCAGTCCACCAAATGAGTTCTTTACCCTCTCTTTTATCTCTTCAGATAAAACCTGAATTTTATTACGAACAATTTTTAAGTAGAATTTATTAGTCATTTAAATTCAATCACttggttaaaaaataaataattctcTTTACAAATTGTGCACCGTACTTTTgttaatgaaaatatttttggagTATTATTTTTGTCATCTCCTTCATCATGTGCTGCGATCAAATTCTATCAAAGAACATACATACATGATGATTACTATTATGTAGGGCTTCGGCCATGCACAAATATACATGCAATTATGCAactaacaaaagaaaatcaaactaTTAATAATCAATCATCGATAAATTTATCTTCCTAATTCACTACAAGACAAAGTTGATTCTTCCAAATCTGTTTCTTCAGAACTCTAAATCATTACTTTTGACCTAAAGGCTAAAGGTTAGTGTATGATTGGACTGCGGAAGTGCACCTTTTTTTCCCATCTTAGAACAATATCATTGATTTGATTTTCTTCGTTAGTTTAAGGTATGATCGTAACATTCTATATTGCTTTAGCATAAGTACTCGAGTGTCCTTCTGTTTTAATTACGTAATAAAATTGTCCTATGATAAGTGGATGATCAATCATAGACATGGACATCATTGTGCAACTTAGTAAAGTAgtctatattaattaaaaaacaaacttaGTGTTTTTAATCATAGTTTATAAaggtaattataaaaatatttcgttttcaaaattttatttaaaattcttaTATCTAAAATCAAGTGTTTTAAATTAATGAAACAAAATGTTATTTCAAAAGCAAGTTGGTCACACATTTTAATACAAAATGGCATACTCAATACAATAGCCACAATTTTTCacttttagttaaaaaaaaaaaaaaaacttacaagaATCAACATATATATTCAAATGATATAGagaaatttaaatctaaaaaagtGATAaggaaattaaatttttaaataagatCATGGATCTAAATTTTGTAAAGGAAAAACATACAATTGAATCACATCAACTACTAGCACCATGGACCATGGTTTTATTATTTCccgcaaaacaaaacaaaaaactactTAAATACAAGCTacattatataattattgtTAGTGAGATTTAGTGAAGATTGACTTGATCGAGAATATTCGAGTTCAAATTCTAACTAGAACaaaattttatcattatttatctatctcatggtcgaatcacaaaatattattaatatttatcgTCCTAAAAATCATAaggttaagacaaaaaaaaatacaatttatattATTCTATTAGCAATGCAATAATACATTTCTAAGAGAAATTGAATGACTCTTCGTAAAGTCAAAGTCCTAGCAAAAAGCAAAATAACACCAAGTCAAAGTCCTAGCAACTCACATTAAAATACGAAGATCTGTTTATTTAAGGGGTTAACATCTTTTAGTAGGTGTGTTTCCTTATTCAGGACCCACAAACCAAGAAGAACGAACCCTTGTGTATTTATTTACATGATGTATTTGCAATTTCGATTTAGAAATTAATATGACAACATATCACACTTTCATAAACTAAATTGGTGATTGTTTAcccctttttcttttattaaactaacatcttcattaaaaaaaaaaaaattaaacacctTAACATCTTCATTCTCTTTCCTCGGAAGATTTCTCTTTTCACCTCCCTATTTCTGGGAGGAGAAAACTTCCCTTGATCCAACCAAAAAGCCCAACATCTAGGTTGTGGGCTCAATTACTTATAACCCAAAGCCAACAAAAAAGTCACACACACGTTTCAACTCCAATAATGAGACACGGTAGGTTGGTTCACCAACTCCCATGGGTCCCACCCACCAACCAATCCACTAACTCCCTACggttataactttttttttatataataaaatatttttcactaATCTCTTTCACCAATTTTCATCGCTGAAACAACAATGGCACCGGAATCGGAGATTCCTCTAAATTTCTGGGGCAACATGCCCGAAGAAGAATACTACACCTCTCAAGGAGTACGTAACACTAAATCACACTTTGAAACTCCCAACGGTAAAATCTTCACACAATCCTTTCTCCCACTCAACGCTGATATCAAAGCCACCGTTTACATGACTCACGGCTACGGCTCCGACACCGGCTGGCTCTTCCAAAAAATCTGCATCAATTTCGCCACCTGGGGTTACGCCGTTTTCACCGCCGATCTCTTAGGTCACGGCCGTTCCGATGGTCTCCGTTGCTACCTCGGCGACATGGAAAAGGTCGCCGCCACCTCACTTTCATATTTCCTCGACGTCCGTCGTAGTCAACCTTACAACAACCTCCCGGCGTTTCTGTTCGGTGAGTCAATGGGTGGTTTAGCTACAATGCTGATGTACTTTCAATCAGAACCGGACACGTGGACGGGTTTGATATTCTCGGCGCCGCTTTTCGTGATTCCCGAGGATATGAAACCTAGTAAGGTTCATTTATTTGTGTACGGTCTTTTGTTTGGTTTAGCTGACACGTGGGCTGCTATGCCTGATAACAAAATGGTTGGAAAAGCGATTAGGGATCCAAATAAGCTGAAGATTATTGCTTCTAATCCAAGAAGGTATACGGGCCCACCTAGAGTTGGGACCATGAGGGAACTTCTCAGGGTTACTCAGTATGTACAAGATCATTTCTCTAATGTAACGGTGCCGTTTCTTACGGCACATGGTACTGCTGATGGTGTCACGTGCCCTTCTTCTTCTAAGCTTTTGTATGAGAAAGCTTCATCTAAGGATAAGACTTTGAAGCTTTATGATGGAATGTATCATTCTTTGATTCAAGGGGAGCCTGATGAGTCTGCTAATCTTGTGTTGGGAGATATGAGGGAGTGGATTGATGAGAGGGTCCGAAAGTATGGACCTAGGAACAAttctctataaaaataaaaaacaaagttgtattttctttttacttttatttttcatacaaATTTTTAGTTTGGAAGTACTTTGTCTCAATAATCAAGACTTGATTAAGGACTAATGAAATTATTGTGACTATATGAGCTGTGTTATTGGTATAGTATATGATGTTCTTCTTTTATATCATTCTATTCATAAACATTACGATTTGCAGTTCAATATGTTTGTAACCAAGAATTAGCAAGTGAAGAATTTACGGGATTGCAATTAAAATTCACATATCTTTCTTCTATTTAGTAGTGGCATTGATTGAATAACACTATAACACCTCCCACGAGATAAGAGTAAAAAGAGTGAGTATTATACAATATTTGGAAAACACAAAACTACAACTTAACACTATTCTTGAAGTTGGTGCTTCTCGGAAACGGATTTCCTGTAGTAACCGTGTTGACGCAGTTTTTGCTCCCAACCGTCGGATTTAATCCAACGGCTGAGATCTTTAAAGATCGTAAATCAACAGTCGTGATTAATTACTGTGTCTTACTGTGCTCTTTCAACAACCAACAGTCGTGATTAATTACTGTGTATTACTGTGCTTTTTCAACAACAGTAGATATGGATTCgtacttctcaacaatgctacAAAATCTTTGGGAATGGCCATAGAAACATTAAATGGCCATAGAAACATTAAAATTTACCCTCTGTTAAGGCTAAAAAATAAAGGCCATGGTAGTGACGAAATATGAAGACATaatcaaaatgaataaaatgaataattgaATAACATTCAAATAATCAGCATTAACACTGCTGAACACAGTATAGCAGCTCAGAGCAGTGGAGGGAGAAAGATGATAATGCTTGCGTTTTTCCATATAGCACAAGCACatatttatacaaaataaagaccgttccaaaataaaaataaacacattaaaAATAGGAGAAAGAACTTTCCTTGTGAGGTTGCCTCATATATTTACATTTGTTCGAAAACTTACTTGATAGAGTAAGGGGTGAAGTTACACATCAAGAAAAGCTAGTATACAAAAAGATAGGTGACTTAGCATGACTCTCTAACCAGTTACTAATCTAAAATCTGGTTATGTATTTTACGGCATATACGACAGGGTGACAACACTAACCAATTACTAGCGAGGCCAAATAACTTACAATGATTTGGGAAGTATTCTATTAGAGGAATCCTCAGTAACACATAAGTCTGTGCTTGATAAATCTATTGCAGTTTCAAGGTTGAGCAAAGGTTTGAGTCTTCTATGAACCTCGTCACTCAGAATATTGATCTCTTCGACAATCATTGCTAAAGCAGAGTTGCAAGACTGCTCATCCCTAAACGCCAATGTCCATCTTCCATCAACCaaactttttgttttaattctCCCGTAGTCATTCGATTTGGCAGGATCTAAAAAGGGTAAAGAGGATGACCGGATCCGCAAGTGTAACCATGTTGAGTGTTTATCATCAATCCTGGGCTAAATAATGAGGACATATATTAATCAAAAGAATAAGAATATTATACAAAGTTGAAGCAATTATATACAAGAAAATGTTTCAAAATACATTAACAAAATTATTCTGTATGTGAAccaacaaaattaattgaaatGAATTATTAGCAAACTAATTTAGAATACCACCAAAGtgctaattattaattattttgcaaacaaacttataatcaTTAACCAATTGAGGGCTGTTTATTCCTAAGTTGAGGCCATTTTGCAAATGATTTTGTACCATGACTGTCAACTAACCAAATGAAGTGACTCaagattaagaagaaaaattagTGGATAACAATACATACATCACAACCAGCCAGAGGTGCAGTGACCCGAACAATTCCATGGGATTTTTGTGATGGCAATTCTTCTGCAAGAACAAGCCAGCCAGATATTCCTAAAGAGATTGCTCGAAAGCAAAAATGGTGTTCTTTGCCACTCTTGAAAGCAATTCTACAAGGCACTGCATTAActgcaaaagaaaaataagataaatttaaaaataatctatgaCCAAAGCCATTACATAAATAAACTTCAAAACAGGTAACCCTATGTCTAAGCCGTATTTATTTGTTGTCAATCATTAGTTAGCCACTTGGTTAAAAAGTTTGgtatttattattattggttGGCGACTATGTCTAAGCCATATTTCTTTGTTGACAATCATTAGTTCGTCCCTTGGTTAAAAAGTTTGGTATTTATTATTGGTTGGTTAACTACCTCAGCAATACCAGTATAGATGATATGAGAAACTTCAGTTCAGAATTCAGATGACTAACCAAGGCTGATTTCAGTGCCTGCCTTTGGGCCTGATGCATCAAGCCCAGAAGTCTGGGCACGACGATTTGTGGGAAGATCACCAGTAGGGTCAATTGGAGGTTGCTCAGGTAAAGCTCTCCCAAGAGTGAATAACTGAAGTTGGTGCAGTAGTACAAATACCTAAATGAGAAAGGAAACAACAAAAACCTCTTCATATAAAGGTACGCAATATATGAAGAACCAGAATTGAGAATCACAGTATTCTAATTTTTCATGCCAGTCTGCActtgaaaaagaaagaatgtgTGCTAGGGATTAAATAAGCACAGACCTTGACCAGTTCCTGCATTCTTTCTCCCACAGCAAATGATGATCCCTTTGGAGTGTCATCTGTAGGAgcaataaaaatatcatattaagGCCTATTTACTCTTCTCTTCGTCCATAACAAAGGCAACCAACCAAAGGACATATGAATTTTGAAATGGGTAGAAGAATACCTTCTAAAGAAAATTTATAATGTGGATGTGGCAGCAAAAGCACGCAGTTTGGTTCTTTCGGAGGAGATGATGATTCCATTGCTGCAGTTACAAAACTTTCTAGTTCAAACACACAAGTAGACCTCTCAAACATAGCAACAATCAAGCAGAACAGAATATCATATAAGAATCACCTCTTTTGCACTTTCGCCACTCATCACATAGAACAGAAATAAGGAAGTCGGTCCAGATGCCTTTAACCTCCTCTACAAGAGCAGCAGCACAATTGTTGTAAGAAACCTGTATTAGAGCAGAAACTTGCTATAATTGCATTAGGAGAGGCAAAACAATGTTTTTTCCCAAATAGATAACTTTTTTTACATTCTTAGTGTATATCTTTTTCATGAATTTCTATGACCATGGTTACAAAAATGTGGCTATTCTATTGCAGGCATCATGTAGCAAAGAGGAAAcgtaaattatataaaattacaatcTTTCAAACCACCCATTTACTACTTTTACTAAGACAAACAATCAGCAAAGTGGTGAAGtgtttttttaacattttcctataaTCATCTCTGTGTTTTAATTTTGTATTCTCCCATCACTAACTCtccatttctttattattattgacgTAAACATAACTGTTCTTTTAAGTTGGATATAACGGAAGTCACTCAAATGGGAATGGTAAATTCATATAAAGACccatatgttttataaattagttgattgttattgatttaaattacaaatatatttgCGTAATTAAGggttaataaaattttaattccATTATGTAATTTGTATCGGTATCTTTTCTCAAATTGCTCAGCTTCCTCAAATGGTCTACTGAAGTGATAATCTTACAAAGTAGAaagtaattattatattttcacAATAGCAACCACCAATATTACGTTAAGATACAAAGAAAACCTGTGaacttttatatatttgtaaGCACTATATAATCATAAAAGAATGTTTTATGCACTTGAGGGTATGTTAAGAAAAATGTCACGTTCTTACTTTCAACAATTCAAGGTGATGGCTGTTGAATTCTGATTCACTGTAAGGAAGCAACCGACGCAAAAGCCAACCACCCTCCCATAGAGTCACCGCAGATATATTAGAGCGGCAAAAAAGGTTCACCAATGCATCAATCACCTGAAATTCAGGTACACAGTATTTAAGTAATAAACTTAAACAACACAAACTAAGATTCCaattaaaggagaagaaaacCATCCATGGGCAATGTTATTTATGAGTGTATCTTGTCTTTGTATGTGAAAGGAGAGATCCATTGTAAGGGGCTACCCCTGGAGAGAATTGTATTCTCCATTTACTGTTTTTGCTTTTCAATAATGCAGTTCCACAATTTTGGTTCTTCCTATCTAATTTCTATTTTCTGAGCTCCTAGCACATATGTGTTTTGCGCTATGCCAGCATGGCTTATGGCATATCCACCATTTTTGCACTAATCTTCCTCTATTTCCCTTTAAGTGGAGTCAGCACAGCTATGATGTTATAATTCCTGATTTATATTAAAGTTTGAAGAGAAACTGTTTACCACTAAATCTTTCTggttgtttgattttgtttgattATAGTTCTACTTGACCTATTGGGTTACCATATAGTTTTGCTAAATCTATGGGATTATCATCCATTGTCCAACCTCCTTATTACCAGTGTCTCTACAAATCTTCCATAAAAGCCCAAACCATCTAAAGTTAACTTTCTCGCCAGTAATTGTATTTCTAATCCTAGTTTGTGTAATCACTCATTCATTGTCATTTCTGCGACACTCAATTTAACATTCTTGTTTTACCATGTTGAAAAAAACCCATGTCCCACATAGAAAATATATAAGGTCTgacaagagtttataaagagagGCATCCctccggttttgtaaggatgggTTAGcccaatataaaaatctaatatggtatcagagtctagTCTATCGATCGagccacccaccatttatatacacacaccaagcccaatagtgttgggcatAAGGGAGTGTATTGGGAAAAACCCAAGTCCCGCCTAGAAAAGATATAAGACCTGATAGTGTTGGGCGTAAGGGAGTATATAAAGAGAGGCACCCTCACCTTACAGGCCAATTTTGAAAGGATGAGTTATGcccaatataaaaatctaatataccataacacaataaaaaaaaattgttcaatttgtAGTTAAAGTATGAAATTAATTCAACCTCCATAAGAAAAAAAGTCTCAAATGCAGATTGTATTTAATCTCTGCTAGTCGTGTAGGACACTGCTAAGACCAGCTCTCTGTACTTCAACCAAATAGGCTTCTTTTTTACTTGATGGAATAACAATTGAGCTTATGAGTTGACCTTCTTATAATTGCAAAGATCCCAAACAAATTCATGTTTAAAATCCAAATCAAACTATTTTTTGAGGAAAAACCTCTGGTTTGAGTTTGCCAGCACTGTGCAGAGTACAAGTTCTATACAAAGACTGCACTCTGCAATTTCCAAGTCCATTCCCATTTGTGATTTTTGTCAGATACTTTTCCTTTAGtctgttaataaaaaaaagttatatttgtGTTGAAAAGACTAAACAGGTCACGTGCTGCAGGAACATCAGTTGTTCCATTCCAGCATAGTGAGCTGGAACAGTAACACACTGCATATTGGAATGGGCAACCCAAATGCAGGGTTGCGAAGATTTGGTAACTATACATGGAACTCCTATATCCACTACCATAAATCCGAATCATTGAGTACTCTAAGGTTACAGTTCTATAATCTTAAATGAAAAGATGAACCTACCAATTATCAGTCAAGGAATTTAACATGCTATGGAGAAACTAttacaaacaacaacaaaaaaaaacactatatcAATATCAGCAAGACAACGAGATACCAACATTACCTGAAATCTATTTACATGAGGGCTATTTCCAACAACAGAAGACTGACAAGATATTCCGTACCGATcctgtgatacatggaaaatgTAAAGAAGCCAGCATCAAGAAAAGGAGATTCTAAAATCTATATAATTTCagtgaaaattaaaatagataaatgatTTCTGAAGAGTAGGAATTGGAAACCTTGATCTTGTCGTGATACACATCAATATCACTACCAGTGCTATCCCTTGTCAAGCTGCTTTTGGAAGAAAAAAGTTCCTCTTCACCTGAACTCTCACCAACTAAAGCTTGCTGCACCAATATATAACGTCAATAAAATGATATGTCAACAATAAATCAAATGTGCCTTACCAATAAGAGCTTCTTATGTTGTTTGCGCTGCGGAAGAATTCCAAGCCCATCTAGCATTGATTCATCAAGTTCTGTAGAACAAACTTTACTAAGTAAACAAAAAAGGATGCAATAGATACGCAATTATGTTTGTGTCTGCATGTGTACTGTGTAGATATAAAACCTTTAGTTTTCAGTAGAGTAGCAAGTACACTCAAAGAACCCAATACTTGTATATCATCTCCTTTTGTTACATATGCAAGCAAAACATCCCTACATCAATAATGAGTCATAAGAATAGTAGTAGTAATGAGACATCTTATAAATAATGTTTAAGAACACAAATCCattggaataaaaaaaattatcgttaaaaaaaaaaaagatgttaaCAAGATATATATAAACCATATATAacactttgtcaaaaaaaaaaaagcatatataACACAAAAGTtaccaaaaatattattatttatttgaagcAT
It contains:
- the LOC123906045 gene encoding caffeoylshikimate esterase, which produces MAPESEIPLNFWGNMPEEEYYTSQGVRNTKSHFETPNGKIFTQSFLPLNADIKATVYMTHGYGSDTGWLFQKICINFATWGYAVFTADLLGHGRSDGLRCYLGDMEKVAATSLSYFLDVRRSQPYNNLPAFLFGESMGGLATMLMYFQSEPDTWTGLIFSAPLFVIPEDMKPSKVHLFVYGLLFGLADTWAAMPDNKMVGKAIRDPNKLKIIASNPRRYTGPPRVGTMRELLRVTQYVQDHFSNVTVPFLTAHGTADGVTCPSSSKLLYEKASSKDKTLKLYDGMYHSLIQGEPDESANLVLGDMREWIDERVRKYGPRNNSL